Proteins found in one Pseudomonadota bacterium genomic segment:
- a CDS encoding OmpA family protein, translated as MNNNLKLGGVITAIVAGTLFTATASAHQAGQANAGYVGDGNGHYITDGSGNCVKTSSWTDELWTVDCGKPAPVEAAAPPPPPAPPPAPTYETVTLTAGALFDLNKSNLKPAGMQQLDELADKIQRTDRVVDVKVVGHTDSSGAEAYNQALSVRRATTVRDYLASKGVDPNLMSVSGMGESQPVADNRTSAGRAQNRRVEVSIGVSRKQ; from the coding sequence ATGAACAACAACCTGAAACTCGGCGGAGTCATTACGGCTATCGTGGCCGGAACGCTGTTCACCGCGACCGCGTCCGCGCACCAGGCCGGCCAGGCCAATGCCGGCTATGTCGGCGACGGCAACGGTCATTACATCACGGACGGCAGCGGCAACTGCGTTAAGACCAGTTCCTGGACGGATGAACTCTGGACGGTCGACTGCGGCAAACCGGCCCCGGTCGAGGCTGCAGCCCCGCCGCCGCCGCCGGCCCCGCCACCCGCGCCGACCTACGAAACCGTCACCCTGACGGCAGGCGCGCTGTTCGACCTGAACAAGTCCAACCTGAAGCCCGCCGGCATGCAGCAGCTGGACGAACTCGCCGACAAGATCCAGCGCACTGACCGTGTCGTGGACGTGAAGGTCGTGGGTCACACCGACAGCTCCGGCGCCGAGGCCTACAACCAGGCCCTGTCCGTGCGTCGCGCCACCACGGTGCGCGACTACCTGGCCAGCAAGGGCGTGGATCCCAACCTGATGTCGGTCAGCGGCATGGGCGAGTCCCAGCCGGTTGCCGACAACCGCACCAGCGCCGGCCGTGCGCAGAACCGCCGCGTGGAAGTCAGCATCGGCGTCAGCCGCAAGCA